The Flavobacterium sp. HJ-32-4 genome contains a region encoding:
- a CDS encoding DUF4296 domain-containing protein, with protein sequence MKKYLLIAIAGLLLAACRDTASKPNRFIEEDKMATILYDLYVIEGIRQSNPSSFLERHLEPSEYVLKKYGVDSLQFVESDHWYAADTDRYKNLYKKVLDKVQEAKKKNGPVAPAPSTGATQATEIERLKALKRRVREANRAANSAPPKE encoded by the coding sequence ATAGCCGGACTGCTGCTTGCCGCCTGTCGCGATACCGCTTCGAAACCCAATCGCTTCATCGAAGAAGACAAGATGGCCACGATTCTCTATGACCTTTACGTAATCGAAGGCATCCGGCAGAGCAACCCATCGTCGTTTTTGGAGCGCCATCTCGAGCCGTCGGAGTATGTACTAAAGAAATATGGCGTAGACAGCTTGCAATTTGTAGAAAGCGACCACTGGTATGCCGCCGACACCGACCGGTATAAAAACCTGTATAAAAAGGTATTGGACAAAGTTCAGGAAGCCAAGAAGAAGAATGGCCCGGTAGCGCCCGCTCCTTCTACCGGTGCGACCCAGGCGACGGAAATCGAAAGACTCAAGGCCTTAAAAAGACGGGTACGTGAAGCTAATCGTGCTGCCAATAGCGCGCCGCCAAAAGAATAG